Below is a window of Humulus lupulus chromosome 9, drHumLupu1.1, whole genome shotgun sequence DNA.
AATATTAAGTATTGGTAAAAGCTAATTATATTTACACCCTCATTAATTTCTACATGTTTAAGTCTTATAtcaccatttattaaaaaaaattatatatggtTCTTTGAAATATTGctataattatgattttttatttttataagaaaatataattttcaaaattataactctaatttagattttttgttgttgttgactatgaTCCTTGTTATCATTTTTTTGGTGAAAGAAACATACCAGTGTAATTAATGAGTTAGAGTTCGGTTTAATTCTAATAATATAGGTAATTTTATGTCcatattttatttatgatttttttttacagaTATATCTAGACCACTTTATTTATTCCAGAAAACATAAAACATGAGACCATTTTCACAAATAATAGAATTATTCATGATgtagtttttaaatttttaattttacatGTATTTATCGTAgctttattttgttttttcttcttctcatagaAATTAATTATTGTACAACAATATTTTACCACTAATTACCATGATTATGTAGGTCCATACATgttatgcattttttttattcagTAATTAAGCATTTTGGATTTACCAAACTATGTTTATCAAACTTCAATTTCAATGAGATAAATTATATTGAGGTTAAAGTTATTTTCAAGTGACATGAACTAATTAATAATAAGTTTCCTTTCTAAGAAAATATTTGAACTTTTATCTCATAATAACTAACATTCATACCACACAATAGAGTCAAAATAAGAAcatgaataaaaaaaatcttaccAAAAATAGATTGAATATATACCCAAAACAAGCTTTGGACATTTAACCACTCAACTCCAAACCATGTTTTACAAACAAATTAAGATGACATTTAAACCCTACAAAATTCaagaataatgatatgtgcacccaaagtttgcacccaaacattacacagAGTGATGTGACAGtgttttttaaaacagtgggtcccagttttaataaatatgattggctAAGCTAATCTGCCACgttactgtgtgtaatgtttaagtgcatattttgggtgcacatatcattattcaAAAATCAATTCCTTTGTACTTTGtataaacacttttttttttcctaactTCTCTTTCaactatacaaaaaaaaaaaggcatttaGTATTGACACTCAAGTCAAACTACATATGTGTTGATCAATGGTTCTCTTGAGTCTTCTCTTGATGTTCTACTAATGTAGTAGTATAAGGCCAATTGAACAACCCCCAAGATTGTTCCAATGACATTTGGAACCTgtcattaaatcataattataatTAGTACCTAAAAAAATTTgctatgaaccccaaaaacttaaTCATACTTACATATATGAAAGGATCATATTTGGAAAATCCATATGCAGAGAAAGAGAGACTCATCAAGAAAGTTGACAAAGAGAGATAGAATGGCATGAACTCAACACTCTTTGTTTTGATCACTAGTTTCTGCATGAAGCACACAACAAAAGCAACCAAACCGAAATCATGTCAATATCGAAACTCGAAACACTTGTACAAACTTTCATGTGTGAAATTTAAGTACTTACAATGATAAACAATGGTGAAGCAAACATGGAAATGAGTGAAGCAACACTCAAGAACCCTACAAAGGTTTGTCTGGCACTCATGTCTAGTACTTTTATACTAACAAAAGCTACAACCGCGAATATGGCGATAACCGCGAGTAGTAATCCAGTCATCTTTAGCTGCAAATTTACATTAATTAATcgattaagatgatgatgatgatgattcaAACGTTAAGCCTTTGCTTGGAACTTGGATTTTACTCTTAAAAATTTTTGTACTAAATTTAAGACAAATTATTTTCGAAATCATTGTCTGTTTTCCTTCCTAAAATCCAAGTTCTaaacaaaagtaaaaaaatataataaaattggaTGTAATTTATAAGAAAATGAAGTGTCATTAATTAGTACCTTTTTGGATCTTTCAGCATAAAGAATGAAAATGGTTATGTATATGAACTGAAAAACTGCCCCAATTGAATTGACAGTAGCAACCAATATGACACCAGGTGACACAAGTGGTGAGCCATACCAAAGACATATCAAACAGTTTAGAAATGAGTATATGTAAGGCAATCCTGAGAATTGTTCTGTTGACTGGTTTCTCATGATTCTTCTAAATGTTGGTCTGAAAAAAAtgaaccaaaataaataaataacttcaaaaaccaaaatttatatatatatatatatatgagatcaTTTCTGTATACTTTTTTTCTTGTTGTGTTAATTAGAGAACTTACATTGGTGACACAAATAACCCAAAAGCAAAGATGTTCCCTGCAATTAATAATAAACCAATATGATAAATAATCAGTAAATTAAAAGGCTAGCTTTTGAATTAGCTTTTGAATAATACTTATAAGTTTTACTAAGTTATAAATTTTGACTCTCAATCTTTAAATCCCAAaaaccaaaaacatatatatattataatttttttttactaaaatattaaaaaagacatatttattaagaagaggaagaagaagaagagaccTGAAATTCCAGCTGCATCACTGCAAACTGCATAAACAGAAGAAAAAGCAGATGCCattaattaatctcaaattaAAATCCACAAGAAAGCTTCTTTCTCTCTTGAAAGTTTAtacaaattttggtcaaaaaggaaaaaaagggttctcaaattttctttcttctcttctcttcacTTTTTCTTTTGTGTGTTTGTACATAAAGTGTTACAAAAGATAGGCTTATAAAGTATGAGAAGAGTCTCAAAtgaaaatacaataataataatataattctatctttatttttatttttatttttctgattttcCAAGCCAAGCTTTTCATTTCTGTCACATGTTCAAAGAAAGAAAATAGTAAGTATCTCTAATGGTTTAAACTTGGTCTAAAATAGTACATCAACTCAACTCTCTGTGGTCCACATGTTCATGGCAACTTGATCCTATTGACTATGTGTACAATACAAAGCACTTTTTTGAATAAATTTAGACCAAAAgatttaaatgagaaattttagaaaataataattgtaataatgatatgatatgatatagACCAATAATGTAGATTTCCATGGACTTATTAACAGCCTGGCAATTCCCAACCACAAAAGTTATTCAGAAAATTTTATTTATGGCCATCAGATCTTATAAGATTTAGATGCCACATAATAAGTCTTATTATTTTAAAGATAATAATATGCTTTTTTTAAGGAAATAATAAGCTATAAATTAGTGTCCTATGTTAATATGTCATTTTGTTTTGGTCCTTTTGGAATTTAAATATTTTGGTGAACCTTAAAATCACAATATTGTAAAGAAAAGTAGATGAAGTAATAtgacaatattatatatatattattttaataatgataAGAAAATAATATGAG
It encodes the following:
- the LOC133802595 gene encoding bidirectional sugar transporter SWEET2-like isoform X1, encoding MFNDMASESISHTVTILFLLFMFLAPFKSKAQVLLHDMILDGELPSSLWNFCSDAAGISGNIFAFGLFVSPIPTFRRIMRNQSTEQFSGLPYIYSFLNCLICLWYGSPLVSPGVILVATVNSIGAVFQFIYITIFILYAERSKKLKMTGLLLAVIAIFAVVAFVSIKVLDMSARQTFVGFLSVASLISMFASPLFIIKLVIKTKSVEFMPFYLSLSTFLMSLSFSAYGFSKYDPFIYVPNVIGTILGVVQLALYYYISRTSREDSREPLINTYVV
- the LOC133802595 gene encoding bidirectional sugar transporter SWEET2-like isoform X3; this encodes MASAFSSVYAVCSDAAGISGNIFAFGLFVSPIPTFRRIMRNQSTEQFSGLPYIYSFLNCLICLWYGSPLVSPGVILVATVNSIGAVFQFIYITIFILYAERSKKLKMTGLLLAVIAIFAVVAFVSIKVLDMSARQTFVGFLSVASLISMFASPLFIIKLVIKTKSVEFMPFYLSLSTFLMSLSFSAYGFSKYDPFIYVPNVIGTILGVVQLALYYYISRTSREDSREPLINTYVV
- the LOC133802595 gene encoding bidirectional sugar transporter SWEET2-like isoform X2 gives rise to the protein MILDGELPSSLWNFCSDAAGISGNIFAFGLFVSPIPTFRRIMRNQSTEQFSGLPYIYSFLNCLICLWYGSPLVSPGVILVATVNSIGAVFQFIYITIFILYAERSKKLKMTGLLLAVIAIFAVVAFVSIKVLDMSARQTFVGFLSVASLISMFASPLFIIKLVIKTKSVEFMPFYLSLSTFLMSLSFSAYGFSKYDPFIYVPNVIGTILGVVQLALYYYISRTSREDSREPLINTYVV